In Silvanigrella paludirubra, the following are encoded in one genomic region:
- a CDS encoding aspartate kinase, whose protein sequence is MDSNKNGIVLKFGGASVSSPEAFSSIADIILHRKKKYSRVIVVVSAMGDTTDELISLANKVNPNPPRRELDMLLSVGERISIALLAMALAAKGTEALSFTGSQSGIITTNDHANAKIVNVKPHRLIPHLNKDKIVIVAGFQGMSLEGEITTLGRGGSDTTAVALAVSLEAEKVEFFKDVLGIYDKDPKIYQNANLLKELSYKEAFEIMDKGAQVLHSRCVRLAEKNSLPLKVLPFSRFLEEDLGTIIQDTVRSKKSISYED, encoded by the coding sequence ATGGACAGCAATAAAAATGGAATCGTTTTAAAATTTGGGGGGGCTTCTGTAAGTTCCCCCGAAGCTTTCTCTTCTATCGCAGATATTATTCTTCATCGTAAAAAAAAATACAGTAGAGTAATCGTTGTTGTCAGTGCAATGGGTGATACAACAGATGAATTGATTTCTCTTGCTAATAAAGTAAACCCTAACCCTCCTCGTAGAGAATTAGACATGTTACTTTCCGTTGGCGAACGAATTAGTATCGCCCTTTTAGCAATGGCATTAGCTGCTAAAGGAACAGAGGCTCTTAGTTTTACAGGAAGTCAGTCTGGTATTATAACAACAAATGATCATGCTAATGCAAAAATAGTAAATGTGAAACCACATCGCCTGATTCCTCATTTAAATAAGGATAAAATTGTTATTGTGGCTGGATTTCAGGGAATGAGTTTAGAAGGAGAAATAACTACTTTAGGACGTGGCGGTTCTGACACAACTGCTGTTGCTTTAGCTGTTTCTTTAGAAGCTGAAAAAGTAGAGTTTTTTAAAGATGTCCTAGGTATTTATGATAAAGATCCAAAAATTTATCAAAATGCAAATTTATTAAAAGAACTTAGTTATAAAGAGGCATTTGAAATCATGGATAAAGGAGCTCAGGTTTTACATTCAAGATGCGTTCGTCTTGCAGAAAAAAACTCGTTACCTTTAAAAGTTCTTCCTTTTTCACGATTTTTAGAAGAAGACCTTGGCACAATCATCCAAGACACGGTAAGATCTAAAAAAAGCATCTCTTATGAAGATTGA
- a CDS encoding sensor histidine kinase: MNILKQNKKNINLSIFLFPIILGIISFSIYVLFCINEFNYIISNSYKISANQLAKSISLPIKIKNIPAVMSLSSEAFITKNSDFIQIIDNEKLIFFHSENKLNNSHCEYNVNKEIIYYENEKIGEINYCFKIRYLSERNNIVLKIIFTIITISIMFSVTNSFYVYKKNKPIYELISNIGKINPSSPSFTYIPNSVKKNQEIIHIYNNINKIIYEFNKIFKEREDMKSQVLLGQLTQMIAHDIKKPFNLLKMMFLNNMNKSSKSDLMHNCIVEELNKNISYVDSLISDVMEIGKPNLLNIEEVELSILAKEVVTEIFEDIKCISKDFKHCKNVFIDKIKIKRVLINIISNALEANKYRGKIWIKTNNITLDNREYIEVSIKNDGSYIPESERKKIFEMFYTKNKKNGTGLGLYICHKIIKSHHGEIFFFSNFKTGTEFIFRIPCFNIYEQN; encoded by the coding sequence ATGAATATTTTGAAACAAAATAAAAAAAATATTAATTTATCAATTTTTCTATTTCCTATAATTTTAGGAATAATTTCTTTTTCTATATATGTTTTATTTTGTATAAATGAATTTAATTATATTATTTCTAATTCTTATAAAATCAGTGCGAATCAATTAGCAAAAAGTATTTCACTGCCGATTAAAATAAAAAATATTCCTGCGGTTATGTCTTTATCTTCTGAAGCTTTTATTACAAAAAACTCAGATTTTATTCAAATTATTGACAATGAAAAATTAATATTTTTTCATTCAGAAAATAAATTAAATAATAGCCATTGTGAATATAATGTAAATAAAGAAATTATTTATTATGAAAACGAAAAAATTGGAGAAATAAATTACTGCTTTAAAATAAGGTATTTATCGGAAAGAAACAATATTGTTTTAAAAATAATATTTACTATCATTACGATTTCAATAATGTTTAGTGTCACAAATTCTTTTTATGTGTATAAAAAAAATAAACCTATATACGAATTGATTTCAAATATTGGTAAAATAAATCCATCTTCACCATCATTTACTTATATTCCGAATTCAGTTAAAAAAAATCAAGAAATTATTCATATTTATAATAATATAAATAAAATAATTTATGAATTTAATAAAATATTTAAAGAACGTGAGGATATGAAATCACAGGTATTATTAGGGCAACTTACTCAAATGATTGCTCATGATATCAAAAAGCCTTTTAATTTGTTAAAAATGATGTTTTTAAATAATATGAATAAATCCTCTAAAAGTGATTTAATGCATAATTGTATTGTAGAAGAATTAAATAAAAATATTTCTTATGTAGATTCTTTAATTAGTGATGTAATGGAAATTGGAAAACCTAATTTATTAAATATTGAAGAAGTTGAATTATCTATTCTTGCTAAAGAGGTTGTAACTGAAATTTTTGAAGATATAAAATGTATATCAAAAGATTTTAAACATTGTAAAAATGTTTTTATCGATAAAATTAAAATAAAGAGAGTTTTGATAAACATAATATCTAATGCATTGGAGGCAAATAAATATCGAGGAAAAATATGGATAAAAACAAATAATATAACTTTAGATAACAGAGAGTATATTGAAGTATCTATCAAAAATGATGGCAGTTACATTCCAGAAAGTGAAAGAAAAAAAATATTTGAAATGTTTTATACAAAAAATAAAAAAAATGGTACTGGATTAGGATTATATATTTGTCATAAAATAATTAAATCACATCACGGCGAAATATTCTTTTTTTCAAATTTTAAAACAGGTACAGAATTTATTTTTCGTATTCCATGTTTTAATATTTACGAACAAAATTAA
- a CDS encoding response regulator has product MRKRKFGDQTFAKRVAELNRKAMAHEHIVNLDAYRAASRRPEAKTILVVDDEPVMRNAIKRIFEKENYRVLIAKDAMELSKIIEDTKLDLILLDIQLPWVDGYELCALLKSHPLLKNLPVAFVSGNKTEEDIRKGFDAGCDEYITKPFEVEAIQKMVSQLLLKSS; this is encoded by the coding sequence ATGCGCAAAAGAAAATTTGGGGATCAGACCTTTGCTAAAAGGGTTGCAGAGCTAAATCGTAAAGCGATGGCACATGAACACATTGTTAATTTAGATGCCTACAGAGCCGCTTCAAGAAGACCTGAAGCAAAAACAATCCTTGTTGTTGATGACGAACCTGTTATGAGAAATGCAATAAAAAGAATTTTTGAAAAAGAAAATTATAGAGTTCTTATAGCAAAAGATGCAATGGAACTTTCCAAAATTATAGAAGATACAAAATTAGATCTTATTTTATTAGATATTCAATTACCATGGGTTGATGGTTATGAGTTGTGTGCATTATTAAAGTCACATCCTCTCTTAAAAAATTTGCCTGTAGCATTTGTTTCTGGCAATAAAACAGAAGAGGATATTCGTAAAGGTTTCGACGCAGGTTGTGATGAATACATCACAAAACCATTTGAAGTTGAAGCTATTCAAAAAATGGTGAGCCAATTATTACTAAAATCGAGTTAG
- a CDS encoding NAD-dependent epimerase/dehydratase family protein encodes MKNIIIVGGSGLLGGNILSILSEKKDISVISLVRKKNDDTKSSSINEVIFNFDDENEYKKIGSEIPCHIFICCLGTTIRKAKSFESFIKVDKEYPINFLEHLKVNSPNALFVFTSSIGVSNPRGYYLTAKSEVEKAITKSLIHYIIVRPSILLGKRKELRIAETIGGIVLNKVDNFFKKLNFSEEFSFSKYAPIEAKQVAHTMVYHALNFDRSLPGMILEGDSLKFNENEEKNS; translated from the coding sequence ATGAAAAATATTATAATAGTAGGCGGTAGTGGCTTACTTGGCGGTAACATTCTTTCCATTCTTTCAGAAAAAAAAGATATTTCAGTTATAAGTTTAGTTAGAAAAAAAAACGATGATACAAAATCATCATCCATAAATGAAGTTATCTTCAATTTTGATGACGAAAATGAATACAAAAAAATAGGTAGTGAAATTCCATGCCATATTTTTATATGCTGTTTAGGTACGACAATAAGAAAAGCGAAATCCTTTGAAAGTTTTATTAAAGTAGATAAAGAATATCCTATTAATTTTTTAGAGCATCTTAAAGTAAATTCACCAAATGCCCTTTTTGTTTTTACTTCTAGTATTGGTGTTTCAAATCCAAGAGGTTATTACTTAACAGCTAAATCTGAAGTAGAAAAAGCCATTACAAAGAGTTTAATTCATTATATTATAGTAAGACCAAGTATCTTATTAGGAAAAAGAAAAGAGCTTAGAATTGCTGAAACAATTGGTGGGATAGTTTTAAATAAAGTTGACAATTTTTTTAAAAAACTAAATTTTAGTGAAGAATTTTCATTTAGTAAATACGCACCTATTGAAGCAAAACAAGTAGCTCATACGATGGTTTACCATGCCCTAAATTTTGATAGATCATTACCAGGTATGATTTTAGAAGGAGACAGTTTAAAATTTAATGAAAATGAAGAGAAAAATAGTTAA
- a CDS encoding ABC transporter permease, which yields MSAALYIAERDFKGFFGTPLGWIAACIIFLISGVVFFIIVNLLLVRGQSIDPVADIFGQVLGFLNYINIFIIPAFTMRAISEDLGNGTYRLHSAAPISTWEIVAGKFLGIMFYFATIITLMLIYPLYTFIFTQPDLKVLITGWLGLILNSAAIISIGLFISSLTKNPVLSYLGSTFFILIFILSGFITGIPDWYRKSVNLLELSSDFTRGLIKTGSLATYFAIILVFLLLCRFVMESKKWRL from the coding sequence ATGAGTGCAGCATTATATATTGCTGAAAGAGATTTTAAAGGTTTTTTTGGTACTCCACTTGGATGGATAGCCGCATGTATCATTTTTCTTATATCAGGTGTCGTATTTTTTATCATTGTAAATCTTTTATTAGTGCGTGGGCAATCCATAGATCCTGTAGCAGATATTTTTGGACAAGTTCTCGGATTTTTAAATTATATTAATATATTTATTATTCCTGCTTTTACAATGAGAGCAATAAGTGAAGATCTTGGAAATGGAACATATCGCTTGCATTCAGCAGCACCTATTTCAACTTGGGAAATAGTGGCTGGTAAGTTTTTAGGAATTATGTTTTATTTTGCAACTATTATTACTTTAATGTTAATTTATCCACTTTATACCTTTATTTTTACTCAACCCGATTTAAAGGTATTAATAACAGGTTGGCTTGGATTAATTTTAAATAGTGCAGCTATTATTTCTATTGGTTTATTTATAAGTTCACTAACAAAAAATCCAGTTTTGAGTTATTTGGGTTCCACTTTTTTTATTTTAATTTTTATATTATCTGGTTTTATAACAGGTATTCCTGATTGGTATAGAAAAAGCGTAAATTTATTAGAGCTTAGTTCTGATTTCACTAGAGGTTTAATAAAGACAGGGTCACTTGCAACATATTTTGCAATTATTTTAGTCTTTTTATTACTTTGTCGTTTCGTTATGGAAAGCAAAAAGTGGAGATTATAA
- a CDS encoding Gldg family protein, with the protein MKKHKLEFSIGAIFVALIVLLMWQYLYVISKPLPIILISLSGLIILYLISPFGEKNKEHEVYAPKYFAQAVISSVIGVGIIIMGAVVLNKNNFSKTFDLTTNKINSLSDESYKFLDSLSKPVEIICIPSANPTDNYCDNSTDLINIFAKRSKYITNVGALNLSDKAMLQKIQPSGYARLILLTDSNKSELDGAITESRLTNAIINLVRFKKVVYFLSGSGEPSINSEGNIEKNYSDIVSSLRSKAYEVKEWNIKQGNLPVEARVLIAGDNNIAYSEQVQGILQTFIANGGRLVLIVNPYREQGLDKLYSMLNIKLDPTLLTLNINTPIGQQIQKQNLSRPPVIGSNFNMESPITRVIAQVYGVQGVMPVDGARPISIINSNNNSSIKTNSTVLISAYSAAPITLTPEARNRIDLNSPFQLAPDIGFDANKAWPLAVDVEVTGISNFALDKVATKVTDPAKDKSEVVIYGFSIVGPYSKAVPISEELLPITVAHLYQDQELVSIPAKDFTPKQFNLTRNPSAWLLLFAGFLPISTALAGFFIWMRRRSA; encoded by the coding sequence ATGAAAAAGCATAAACTTGAATTTTCAATTGGAGCTATTTTTGTTGCTTTAATTGTTTTATTAATGTGGCAATACTTATATGTCATTTCAAAACCACTACCTATTATTTTAATTTCCTTGTCAGGACTTATTATTTTATATCTTATTTCTCCTTTTGGCGAAAAAAATAAAGAGCATGAAGTTTATGCGCCTAAATATTTTGCACAAGCAGTAATATCAAGTGTTATTGGTGTTGGAATTATTATTATGGGTGCTGTTGTTCTAAATAAAAATAATTTTTCAAAAACGTTTGATTTAACAACAAACAAAATAAATTCTCTAAGCGATGAATCATATAAATTTTTAGACTCATTATCAAAACCTGTAGAAATTATTTGTATTCCATCTGCAAATCCTACAGATAATTATTGTGATAATAGTACTGATTTAATAAATATATTTGCAAAGCGTTCTAAATATATAACAAATGTTGGTGCATTGAATTTATCAGATAAAGCAATGTTGCAAAAAATTCAACCATCTGGATACGCACGTTTAATTTTATTAACAGATTCTAATAAAAGTGAACTTGATGGCGCAATTACAGAAAGTAGATTAACAAATGCAATTATAAATTTAGTTCGCTTTAAGAAAGTTGTTTATTTCTTGTCTGGAAGTGGAGAACCTTCCATTAATTCAGAAGGAAATATTGAGAAAAATTATTCGGATATCGTTTCTTCACTTCGTTCTAAAGCTTATGAAGTAAAAGAGTGGAATATTAAGCAAGGTAATTTACCTGTTGAAGCAAGGGTTTTAATTGCTGGTGATAATAACATTGCCTATTCGGAGCAAGTTCAAGGTATTTTACAAACTTTTATTGCGAATGGAGGACGTCTTGTTCTTATTGTGAATCCATATCGTGAACAAGGATTAGACAAACTTTATTCTATGTTAAATATTAAACTAGATCCTACTTTGTTAACTTTAAATATAAATACTCCAATAGGGCAGCAAATTCAAAAACAAAATTTATCGCGTCCTCCAGTAATTGGAAGTAACTTTAATATGGAATCTCCTATAACTAGAGTGATTGCTCAAGTTTACGGTGTTCAAGGTGTTATGCCTGTGGATGGTGCTCGTCCTATTTCAATAATCAATTCAAATAACAACTCATCAATTAAAACAAATTCAACTGTTCTTATTTCTGCTTATAGTGCAGCACCTATTACTTTAACTCCTGAAGCTAGAAATAGAATAGATCTAAATTCACCATTTCAATTAGCTCCTGATATAGGTTTTGATGCAAATAAAGCATGGCCTTTAGCGGTTGATGTAGAGGTAACAGGAATTTCAAATTTTGCTTTAGATAAAGTAGCAACTAAAGTGACTGATCCTGCTAAAGATAAATCAGAAGTTGTTATTTATGGTTTTAGCATTGTGGGGCCATATTCAAAAGCGGTACCAATTAGCGAAGAACTTCTTCCTATAACTGTTGCGCATTTGTATCAAGATCAGGAATTAGTATCCATTCCTGCAAAAGATTTTACGCCTAAGCAATTTAATTTAACTCGTAATCCATCCGCTTGGTTGTTACTTTTTGCTGGATTTTTACCAATATCGACTGCTTTGGCTGGCTTCTTTATTTGGATGAGAAGGAGATCTGCATGA
- a CDS encoding ABC transporter ATP-binding protein, whose amino-acid sequence MIEVTGLVKLFGDRKILHSLNFSVGSGRICGFLGPNGSGKSTTMDILAGLLGPSAGTVKICGFDVVQQSKEVKEQVGYLPDNPPLYKEMKVKDFVTYVAKLRNIPSKIRSSEVERVIEECDVTDVSNRIIGNLSKGYRQRVALCAALVHRPNVLILDEPTEGLDPNQILHIRTLIKKLAKERTVILSSHILSEVQATCDEVVIINQGHIAAKTSIQNDSSKPLFYLYTFASKAENALHWFQQRNYVRSAKPLSQKMNSILVEFGNEFWSESNNESIANVTEQIVHENFPLIGIEEKKEGLEELFFEVIRSQPGHHQIQISPTGELL is encoded by the coding sequence ATGATTGAGGTAACAGGACTTGTTAAGCTTTTTGGGGATCGAAAAATATTACATAGTTTAAATTTTTCTGTTGGATCGGGACGTATTTGTGGATTTTTAGGACCAAATGGATCAGGTAAATCAACAACAATGGACATTTTAGCAGGTTTACTTGGACCGAGTGCAGGTACCGTAAAAATATGTGGTTTTGATGTTGTTCAACAATCAAAAGAAGTAAAGGAACAAGTTGGGTATTTGCCAGATAATCCACCCTTATACAAAGAAATGAAAGTAAAAGATTTTGTTACTTATGTTGCAAAATTGCGTAACATTCCTTCTAAAATTCGTTCAAGTGAAGTTGAGCGTGTTATTGAAGAATGTGATGTTACAGATGTTTCAAATAGAATAATTGGGAATCTTTCTAAAGGTTATAGACAACGTGTTGCTTTATGTGCCGCGCTTGTTCATAGACCAAATGTTTTAATTTTAGATGAACCAACAGAAGGGCTCGATCCAAATCAAATTTTACATATTCGTACATTAATTAAAAAACTTGCAAAAGAAAGAACGGTTATTTTAAGTTCCCATATTTTATCTGAAGTACAAGCAACATGTGATGAAGTGGTAATTATCAATCAAGGACATATTGCGGCTAAAACTTCAATTCAAAATGACTCCTCAAAACCATTATTTTATTTGTATACTTTTGCATCAAAAGCAGAAAATGCATTGCATTGGTTTCAGCAAAGAAATTATGTTCGTTCTGCAAAACCTCTATCCCAAAAAATGAATTCTATATTAGTTGAATTTGGAAATGAATTTTGGAGTGAAAGTAACAATGAAAGTATTGCTAACGTTACAGAACAAATTGTTCATGAAAATTTTCCGTTAATTGGTATTGAAGAAAAAAAAGAAGGATTAGAAGAATTATTTTTTGAAGTAATTCGTTCTCAACCAGGACATCATCAAATTCAAATTTCGCCTACAGGAGAACTTTTATGA
- a CDS encoding DUF4340 domain-containing protein — protein sequence MKFSTKVALGLFAIAGLTAIYYGDNYYTQKKEERTKEASYAIYFETKDVLGFKIKNKNGIFNFVRSTNEDPWKLIAPVELSADQDAANNILAAVQQLKTQQEIANTENLLSANDQKLLAPYGLENPNASITIENKSHKESVLLLGSGLELGNKISGIVAPSSIYAKNPAKNKLLVVDSSFAELISNKVLADFRTKRVSDFKGNTVNNINIKYNGEVITAVKENNSWKVVEPTAWPGDANFISDYLSRYQGLLAQKIYERSEVNDNLIEKLNLKNPIATVTFAESPGHILQTFKLGITKEGIYTFIKDGAIAKINLELWPELVPKEKYFKNRSVMLNVSLDNISKITLSNSLSFVKKDNNWYKVSSTTQQPSVSETPNQDAFSFFSNWEFMTADDMILNPTNDQLNSFGITKPLKVFSFEFNESSNLKPIKIIVGNRVPKNEKNVYLKRSDSPTVYIVEAGWLSLLAQLYSVGDPSNTSVKKQME from the coding sequence ATGAAGTTCTCAACGAAAGTAGCATTGGGTCTTTTTGCTATAGCAGGTCTTACGGCTATTTATTATGGTGACAACTATTATACTCAAAAAAAAGAAGAGCGCACAAAAGAAGCTTCTTATGCTATTTACTTTGAGACAAAGGATGTCTTAGGTTTTAAAATAAAAAATAAAAATGGAATTTTTAATTTTGTAAGAAGTACAAATGAAGATCCATGGAAACTTATCGCTCCTGTTGAATTGTCTGCTGATCAAGATGCGGCAAATAATATTCTTGCAGCTGTTCAGCAACTTAAAACTCAGCAAGAAATCGCAAATACAGAAAATTTATTATCTGCAAATGATCAAAAATTATTGGCTCCCTATGGATTAGAAAATCCAAACGCTTCAATAACAATAGAAAATAAATCCCATAAAGAGTCTGTATTATTATTAGGGAGTGGCTTAGAACTTGGTAATAAAATAAGTGGAATTGTTGCTCCTTCTTCTATTTACGCAAAAAACCCAGCAAAAAATAAATTATTGGTTGTAGATAGTAGTTTTGCTGAATTGATATCTAATAAAGTATTAGCCGACTTCCGGACTAAGAGAGTTTCTGATTTTAAAGGCAATACAGTTAACAATATAAATATAAAATATAATGGAGAAGTCATAACAGCTGTAAAGGAAAATAATTCATGGAAAGTAGTAGAACCAACGGCTTGGCCAGGTGATGCTAATTTTATTTCTGATTATTTGTCACGTTATCAAGGTTTGCTTGCGCAAAAAATTTATGAACGTTCAGAAGTGAATGATAATTTAATTGAGAAATTAAATTTAAAAAACCCAATTGCAACTGTAACATTTGCGGAATCTCCTGGACATATCTTACAAACATTTAAATTAGGTATTACGAAAGAGGGTATTTATACTTTTATTAAAGACGGCGCCATTGCAAAGATAAATTTGGAGCTATGGCCAGAGCTTGTTCCTAAAGAGAAATATTTTAAAAATCGTTCAGTAATGTTAAATGTATCTTTAGATAATATTTCAAAAATAACTTTATCGAACTCTCTTTCTTTTGTTAAAAAAGACAATAATTGGTATAAAGTTTCTTCTACAACACAGCAGCCTTCTGTCTCTGAAACTCCAAATCAAGATGCCTTTTCCTTTTTTTCAAATTGGGAATTTATGACAGCAGATGACATGATATTGAACCCTACCAACGATCAATTAAACAGTTTTGGAATCACAAAACCACTCAAAGTTTTTTCATTTGAATTTAATGAATCTTCTAATTTGAAGCCTATAAAAATAATTGTTGGCAATAGGGTTCCAAAAAATGAAAAAAATGTGTATTTAAAAAGGTCTGATTCACCCACTGTTTACATCGTAGAAGCTGGGTGGCTCTCTCTACTTGCCCAGCTCTATTCAGTTGGTGATCCTTCAAATACATCAGTTAAAAAACAGATGGAGTGA
- a CDS encoding NrtR DNA-binding winged helix domain-containing protein, with the protein MKTELFLIPIAAVSDSLRVLVTKDPMSERQTFPSISLKQDLHLHGGTRRILSDLLSSSHLADLETWFNSARCKDRIVDVYDRDLLFEQVQSIAIVRAIALPQEFSANAKGIWLDAENLFSQDSILAPDSRLFLRECLNQVPLWVKNTTFTFELLSQVFSIQDLRLLVGMLSNQEIDPGNFHRRLKRLDILRPLVTGQQRVHKWEFAWEKSDILGAEGLIP; encoded by the coding sequence TTGAAAACAGAACTTTTTTTGATACCTATTGCCGCGGTTAGCGACAGTCTTCGTGTTTTGGTTACCAAAGATCCTATGAGTGAAAGACAGACTTTTCCAAGTATTTCTCTTAAGCAAGATCTGCATTTGCATGGTGGAACGCGTCGTATTTTAAGTGATCTTCTTTCAAGTTCCCATTTGGCCGATTTAGAAACTTGGTTTAACTCAGCTCGTTGTAAAGATCGTATTGTTGATGTCTATGATCGAGATCTTCTTTTTGAACAAGTTCAAAGCATAGCAATTGTTCGTGCGATTGCTCTTCCACAAGAGTTTTCCGCAAATGCAAAAGGGATTTGGCTTGATGCAGAGAATCTTTTTTCTCAAGATTCCATTTTAGCTCCAGATAGCAGGCTTTTTTTGAGAGAATGTCTTAACCAAGTGCCTTTGTGGGTAAAAAATACAACTTTTACTTTTGAGCTCTTGTCTCAAGTTTTTTCTATCCAAGATCTTCGTTTGCTTGTAGGTATGCTTTCCAATCAGGAGATTGATCCAGGAAACTTTCACCGTCGTTTAAAACGTCTCGATATTTTACGTCCCCTTGTGACAGGCCAGCAACGTGTTCATAAATGGGAGTTTGCTTGGGAAAAGAGCGATATTCTTGGGGCTGAAGGGCTTATTCCTTAA
- a CDS encoding monooxygenase family protein, which translates to MISRKTSKIEEPIALFLVGVQCRSLKSFWKLPFISRKMSKLQNELNMNKDSGLLWGENFISFKPFTTLYLSYWKSIEHINNFANNSNFSHKETWIQYMRKYYKDKNIGIWHETYEIDPNKAENIYVGMSLFGLGAVGQLSEISHSTENFNKRLNK; encoded by the coding sequence ATGATTTCTAGAAAAACTTCTAAAATTGAAGAACCAATTGCTTTATTTTTAGTAGGTGTACAATGTCGTTCTTTAAAATCATTTTGGAAATTACCATTTATTTCAAGGAAAATGTCAAAACTTCAAAATGAGTTAAATATGAATAAAGACTCTGGTTTATTATGGGGTGAAAACTTTATTTCTTTTAAACCGTTTACAACTCTTTACTTATCCTATTGGAAATCAATAGAACATATAAATAATTTTGCAAATAATTCTAATTTTTCACATAAAGAAACATGGATACAATACATGCGGAAATATTATAAAGATAAAAATATTGGTATTTGGCATGAAACTTATGAAATTGATCCTAATAAAGCAGAAAATATATATGTTGGTATGTCTTTATTTGGACTAGGAGCTGTTGGCCAACTTTCTGAAATATCACATTCAACAGAAAACTTTAATAAAAGATTAAATAAATAG
- a CDS encoding MFS transporter: MLKKHANLFVTFLIIFEICVYLADDMIMPAMINVVKDFSVSESFVPSGLSAFILGGALLPLILGPLSDRHGRRNYILSGVILFVTSCILNGFTNSIGQFLFTRFFQGMGAGFIGVIGYAIVQEKFDEKKAVKITSFMTTISCLVPVIGPFIGSIYISYFHWRTININIGIIALISLIGLYFYFPKDTKSVSSNYHSKNFFKEMKDNYIKLFKNKHFMAGTFAYGFIELPFYAWVSIAPIILFEKSKVTNIEYGVYQIPIFGSYVIGLILLQQYVERVSLKKIIIFGSSFSILGLILSFILPFIYGENFLYLILSYSIYTFGAAIISAPLYRIVLFSSSVGLGTVAAIKSSILMIVTAMGTQSMSFVYQNQSNISFGLFGVLMSLLYIIFLSYFFKIGPRKKL, translated from the coding sequence ATGCTTAAAAAACATGCGAACCTTTTTGTCACATTCCTAATCATTTTTGAAATTTGTGTTTATCTTGCGGACGATATGATTATGCCTGCCATGATAAATGTAGTTAAAGATTTTTCCGTAAGCGAATCGTTTGTGCCAAGCGGTCTGAGTGCCTTTATCTTAGGTGGAGCCTTGCTACCTTTAATTTTAGGACCTTTATCCGATCGCCACGGTAGAAGAAACTATATTTTATCTGGAGTCATATTATTTGTTACTTCATGCATTTTAAATGGATTTACAAATTCTATTGGACAATTTTTATTTACTCGGTTTTTTCAAGGTATGGGTGCTGGTTTTATTGGAGTAATTGGCTATGCAATTGTTCAAGAAAAATTTGATGAAAAAAAAGCTGTAAAAATCACTTCTTTCATGACAACAATTTCATGTTTAGTCCCCGTAATAGGACCCTTTATTGGAAGTATTTACATAAGTTATTTCCACTGGAGAACAATAAATATCAATATTGGTATTATTGCATTAATCTCTTTAATTGGGCTTTATTTTTATTTTCCAAAAGACACTAAAAGTGTTTCAAGTAATTATCATTCGAAAAATTTTTTTAAAGAAATGAAAGATAATTATATTAAATTATTTAAAAATAAGCATTTCATGGCTGGGACCTTTGCATATGGCTTCATTGAATTACCTTTTTATGCATGGGTCTCAATTGCACCCATTATTTTATTTGAAAAGTCAAAAGTTACAAATATAGAATACGGAGTTTATCAAATTCCAATATTTGGATCATATGTAATTGGACTAATTCTTTTACAGCAATATGTTGAAAGAGTTTCTTTAAAAAAAATAATAATATTTGGAAGTTCTTTCTCAATTTTAGGATTGATTTTAAGTTTTATTTTACCATTTATTTATGGAGAAAATTTCCTTTATTTAATTTTATCCTATTCTATATACACATTCGGTGCTGCTATTATAAGTGCTCCATTATATAGAATTGTTTTATTTTCAAGCTCAGTTGGTTTAGGAACGGTTGCCGCTATTAAGAGCTCAATATTAATGATTGTTACAGCAATGGGAACTCAATCAATGTCATTTGTTTATCAAAATCAAAGTAATATATCATTTGGATTATTTGGAGTTTTAATGTCTTTATTATATATTATTTTTCTTAGTTATTTTTTCAAAATAGGCCCAAGAAAAAAGCTATAA